One part of the Flavobacterium johnsoniae UW101 genome encodes these proteins:
- the katG gene encoding catalase/peroxidase HPI, producing MENQSNDISKCPFHNGSMDNQAASGTKNNDWWPKQLKVNILRQNSSLSNPLSKDFDYAEAFKTLDLEAVKKDLHVLMTDSQDWWPADFGHYGGLFIRMAWHSAGTYRVHDGRGGAGAGQQRFAPLNSWPDNVSLDKARRLLWPIKQKYGQKISWADLMILTGNVALESMGFKTFGFAGGRADVWEPDESVYWGSETTWLGGDERYNNGSDGVPKDHGVVSADDDADGKVHSRNLEKPLAAVQMGLIYVNPEGPDGNPDPILAAKDIRDTFGRMAMNDEETVALIAGGHTFGKTHGAASSDHVDKEPEAAGLELQGFGWKNSFGSGKGADAITSGLEVTWTKTPTQWSNNFFENLFAFEWELSKSPAGAHQWVAKNAEAIIPDAFDSTKKHLPTMLTTDLSLRLDPEYEKISRRFLENPDQFADAFSRAWFKLTHRDMGPRARYLGPDVPQEVLLWQDPIPEVNHKLIDENDIKQLKEKILNSGLSISQLVAAAWASASTFRGSDKRGGANGARVRLAPQKDWEVNNPAKLAQVLSKLETIQTEFNASQNDGKKVSLADLIVLAGSAGVEKAAKDAGSSVTVSFNPGRMDASAEETDVESFGYLEPKADGFRNYRKTKSAVSTEELLIDKANLLTLTAPELTVLLGGLRVLDINADGSKNGVFTHRPGQLTNDFFVNLLDMNTQWQAVSNDKELYAGNDRSTGQPKWIATRADLVFGSNSELRAVAEVYASTDANEKFVNDFIKAWTKVMNLDRFDLA from the coding sequence ATGGAGAATCAATCAAACGACATTAGCAAGTGCCCTTTTCATAATGGCAGTATGGATAATCAAGCCGCATCAGGTACAAAAAATAATGACTGGTGGCCTAAACAATTAAAGGTGAATATCCTGAGACAGAATTCATCTCTATCAAATCCTCTCAGCAAAGATTTTGATTATGCAGAAGCTTTTAAAACTCTTGATCTTGAAGCTGTAAAAAAAGACCTTCATGTACTTATGACAGATTCACAAGATTGGTGGCCGGCAGATTTTGGTCACTATGGAGGGCTTTTTATCCGTATGGCATGGCACAGTGCGGGAACTTACCGTGTACACGACGGGCGAGGCGGAGCAGGAGCGGGACAACAGCGTTTCGCACCTTTAAACAGCTGGCCTGATAATGTGAGTCTTGATAAAGCCAGAAGACTTCTTTGGCCCATAAAACAAAAATACGGACAAAAAATTTCGTGGGCTGATTTAATGATACTGACAGGAAACGTGGCTCTTGAATCTATGGGTTTTAAAACTTTTGGATTTGCAGGAGGAAGAGCAGATGTATGGGAACCGGACGAATCTGTTTACTGGGGTTCTGAAACAACATGGCTGGGAGGCGACGAACGTTATAATAATGGTTCTGATGGTGTGCCGAAAGATCATGGAGTTGTTTCTGCAGATGATGATGCCGACGGGAAAGTTCATTCAAGAAATTTAGAAAAACCTCTTGCAGCAGTTCAAATGGGACTTATATATGTAAATCCAGAAGGTCCTGACGGAAATCCTGATCCTATTTTAGCAGCAAAAGATATACGAGATACATTTGGCCGAATGGCTATGAATGATGAAGAAACGGTTGCTTTAATTGCCGGAGGCCATACTTTTGGTAAAACTCACGGTGCCGCTTCATCTGATCACGTAGATAAAGAACCTGAAGCTGCTGGTTTAGAACTGCAGGGTTTTGGGTGGAAAAATAGTTTTGGATCAGGTAAAGGTGCTGATGCTATTACAAGCGGACTTGAAGTTACATGGACCAAAACTCCAACACAATGGAGTAATAATTTCTTCGAAAACTTATTTGCTTTTGAATGGGAACTTTCTAAAAGTCCGGCAGGCGCGCACCAATGGGTTGCAAAAAATGCCGAAGCCATTATTCCTGATGCTTTTGACAGTACAAAAAAACATCTTCCAACAATGCTTACTACTGATTTATCTCTAAGGTTAGATCCAGAGTATGAAAAAATATCACGCCGCTTTTTAGAAAATCCTGATCAGTTTGCCGATGCCTTTTCCCGTGCCTGGTTTAAGTTAACACATCGTGACATGGGACCGCGTGCACGCTACCTTGGACCAGACGTTCCTCAGGAAGTATTGTTGTGGCAGGATCCTATTCCAGAAGTAAACCACAAATTAATAGACGAAAATGACATAAAACAGCTGAAAGAAAAAATACTAAATTCAGGATTAAGTATTTCTCAGTTAGTTGCCGCTGCTTGGGCTTCAGCATCTACTTTTAGAGGTTCTGACAAGCGAGGCGGTGCAAATGGAGCACGTGTAAGACTGGCTCCTCAAAAAGACTGGGAAGTAAATAACCCAGCCAAGCTTGCTCAGGTTTTAAGTAAATTAGAAACTATTCAAACAGAGTTTAATGCTTCGCAAAATGATGGTAAAAAAGTTTCTTTGGCTGATTTAATTGTTTTAGCAGGTTCTGCCGGAGTCGAAAAAGCGGCTAAAGATGCAGGAAGCTCAGTTACAGTGTCTTTTAATCCTGGTCGTATGGATGCATCTGCAGAAGAAACTGATGTTGAATCATTTGGATATCTGGAGCCAAAAGCAGATGGTTTTAGAAATTACAGAAAAACAAAATCAGCAGTTTCTACAGAGGAACTTCTTATTGATAAAGCGAATTTGCTGACTCTTACAGCACCTGAACTTACGGTGCTATTAGGAGGTCTTCGTGTACTTGATATTAATGCAGACGGTTCAAAAAATGGTGTATTTACACATCGTCCGGGTCAATTGACCAATGATTTTTTTGTAAATCTGTTAGATATGAATACACAATGGCAGGCTGTTTCAAATGATAAAGAACTCTATGCAGGAAATGACAGAAGCACAGGCCAGCCTAAATGGATTGCAACACGTGCAGATCTTGTTTTTGGATCTAATTCAGAATTAAGAGCTGTTGCAGAAGTATACGCAAGCACTGATGCAAATGAAAAATTTGTAAATGATTTTATTAAGGCATGGACTAAAGTCATGAATCTGGATAGATTTGATTTAGCTTAA